The stretch of DNA GGCGATCCAGCTGGGACCGGCGGGTGCGCCGTCGTCGGAGAGCTCGCGGCCCATGTAGAGGACGGTCAGGTCCGGGGAGTAGGTGGGCGCCGAGGCTCCGAGGTAGCCGGCGCGCAGATCGGGCAGGCCCCAGCCGCTGCGGGTGCCGGGACCCTCCCAGACGGTGGCGCCGGGACTGCCGATGAGGCTGGGTGGGGTGAGGCCGTCGTCGGGCAGATCGGGGTGAATGGCGGGGCCGGTCAGGGCGACGCGGCCGCGGGCATCGACCAGCAGCAGGCGGGTCTCGGGGTCGGCGGCGAGGCGCTCCAGCAGCCCGGGCTCGCTGCGCCGCTCGGCGTCGCGGTCGGTGGCGGAGCGGGACAGGGCGAGCTGGTCGGTGCGCATGGCCTCACTCTTCCATCCTGTGGTGCGACGTGCACATGGGCACACCTATACCGATAGGAGAAAAGTATCGGCCCCCGGCAGTGCCGCCCGGACGCCCTGACGGTACCGGAGTCAGTCCGAGAGGATGGCCTCGAACTCCTCCTTGGAGGCGTAGGAGGACTGGGTGCCCCGCTTGGTCACCGAGTCCGCCGAGTAGCGGTTGGCCATCTCCAGGGAGGTGGCCGTATCGCCGGTGGAGACCAGGAAGTGGCTGAAGCATCCGATGAAGGCATCCCCCGCACCGGTGGTGTCGCGCGCCTCGACCGCCACGCCGGGGATGAGCCGGTCCTCGGTGCGGGTCATCCACAGGGCGCCGCGCGAGCCCAGGGTGACGATGACATTGGCGATGCCCACCTCCAGCAGGACCGCCGCGGCGTTGCGCACGTCGTCGAGGCTGTCCACGGGCATGCCGGTCAGCAGGGACAGCTCGCTCTCATTGGGCACGATGTACTGACAGTCGCGCACCTTCTCCAGCTCCAGGTCGGGCTGGGCCGGGGCCGGGTTGAGCAGCACGGGGATGGAGTGGCGCTTGCCCAGGGCCACCGCCTCGTAGACCGTCTCCAGGGGGATCTCGAGCTGCAGGACGATGAGCCGGCAGGCAGCGATCCGGTCCTCAGCACGACGCACATCCTGCGGACTGAGCAGGGCGTTGGCCCCCTTGACGATGAGGATGGAGTTGCACGACTCCTCATCGACGAAGATGGGCGCCACCCCGCTGGCGGCCTCGGTGGGCAGGACATGGGTGGTATCGATGCCGTTGCGCCGGTAGTTCTCGATGGTGCTCTCGGCGAAGAGGTCATTGCCGACCCGGGTGAGCATGAGCACTCGCGAGCCCAGCCTGGAGGCGCTGACCGCCTGGTTGGCGCCCTTGCCGCCGAAGCCCATGGCGAAGTCGGGCGCCTCCACGGTCTCGCCCTCGCTGGGCATGCGGGTGATATAGGTGATGAGATCCATGTTGCTGGAACCGATGACGGCGATGTCCTTGCCGCCCCCGCCGGCGCTGCTCGCGGCGTCTGTGAGATTGGTGCGATCGGCTGCCATGTCAGTTCTCCTTGAGTCCCGTGGTCACAGTGAAGGACCGGCTCTCGCCCGCCCCGAGCATGATGAGGGTGCCCGCCTCTCGGGCGGCGATGAAGCCCTCTGGCCGGGAGGTGCCCGGAAGGACGAAGGAGGCCACCTTCTGGTCAGGATTGTGCAGGATCCAGCGCGTGGCCGCGGGGAAATCCTTGCCCGAGAAGCGGGTTTGGAAGACATGCCCCTGGGGGGAGGCGAGCTCGAAGACGAGCTCGTCGTCGTAGCGCTCCAGACCATCGGCGAAGTAGACGATCTCGGGGTCGAAGGCGGTAGCCCCCTCCAGGGAGTCGGCGTCCATCTTCCCGGCCAGGATGTCCTCGTTGATCCTGTCCCACTCGGGATTGGGGGTCACATGCGCGGGTACGGTGCGCCGCAGCTGGAAGGAGCCCTCGGGCAGGGACTGGCTCATGACGCCATCGGGCACGAAGGCATAGTTCATGTGGCACATGTACTGCAGCGGCATCGGGGCGTAGGCCGAGAGGTTGGCGACCCGCATGCCGATGGTCATCATGGAGGAGCCCACGCGCATCTCCACATGGGGCTGGGCCCGGTAGTGGCTGCCGAATCCCATGACGTACTCGTAGGAGGAGACGATCCGCACGGCGTCACCCTCGACCTCCAACCAGGCCTCGTCCATCGGGGCGCAGGGGAACTCCCCGTGCAGGGGGTGGTCATCCTGCGGCGAGGGGCAGCCGGCGGCCAGCAGGCCCGAGTGGAAGGCGAAGCAGCCGTAGGTGCCGACGATCTCCTGGGCGGGCCGAGGCTGGGAGAACATGTTGTCCATCCGCAGACTCACGCCGTCCATCTGGACATCCCAGATGATCTGGCCCATGAAGGGCAGGACCTCGATCAGGCCCCGGGAGTTGGTCAGCCTCAACGAGGCCACGCCGGAGGGGTAGCGCAGGGCCCGGGCCTCGAAGTCCCGGGAGCGCAGGATGGTACGCGGCTCGGTGGTGAACAGCTCCGGGTGCAGGGGAATGGTGGTCATGTTCTCACTCGGCTTTCTCACGGCGCGCTGAGGCGCGGTACTCGGACAGGAAGTAGACCAGGACGGCGGCGAAGCACAGCAGGGAGACCAGGAAGGAGACCTGCAGGGAGCCGATGGTGTCGGAGACCAGGCCCTGGATGGCCGGGACGACCGCACCGCCGATGATCGACATGACGATGACGGCGCCCCCGGTCTCGGTGTGGCGTTTGTCCTCGATGCTGTCCAGGGTGCGGGCGTAGATGGTGGCCCAGCACGGGCCGAACAGGCCCGAGGTGAGCACCGCGGCGTAGACGGAGGACATATTGGGCGCCAGGACCACCCACAGGAGGGTGGCGACCCCCAGGATCGAGTAGGCCACCAGGACCAGATCCTCGTTGAAGCGGGTCATGAGGACGTTGGCGATGAACTTGCCCACGAAGAAGGCCACGAAGGCGGCGATGACGAAATTGGCGGCGGTGCGCTCGTTGAGCGTGTGATCCAGGTTCAATGCCAGACGGATGGTGAAGGACCATACGGCCGTCTGCATGCCCACGTAGAGGAACTGGGTGAGGATGCCCATGCGGAATCGCCCGTTGCGCGCCAGGTAGGACAGGGTCTCCCCGATGGTGGCCTTGGCCTCCTCATGGCGGTGGTTGAGGGGCTTGCAGTGGGGGAACTGGGTGATGGCCACCACGACGGCCAGGATGACCAGCACCACGATGATGACCCGGTAGGGCGCCAGGGTGCGCTGCAGGGCGGCCTCGGCCACCTGCTGGCGCTCCAGCCCGGTCAGGGAGGCCAGGCGGCTGTGCAGGGACTCGCCGCC from Actinomyces sp. Marseille-P3109 encodes:
- a CDS encoding aldose 1-epimerase family protein; this translates as MTTIPLHPELFTTEPRTILRSRDFEARALRYPSGVASLRLTNSRGLIEVLPFMGQIIWDVQMDGVSLRMDNMFSQPRPAQEIVGTYGCFAFHSGLLAAGCPSPQDDHPLHGEFPCAPMDEAWLEVEGDAVRIVSSYEYVMGFGSHYRAQPHVEMRVGSSMMTIGMRVANLSAYAPMPLQYMCHMNYAFVPDGVMSQSLPEGSFQLRRTVPAHVTPNPEWDRINEDILAGKMDADSLEGATAFDPEIVYFADGLERYDDELVFELASPQGHVFQTRFSGKDFPAATRWILHNPDQKVASFVLPGTSRPEGFIAAREAGTLIMLGAGESRSFTVTTGLKEN
- the rbsK gene encoding ribokinase, with the protein product MAADRTNLTDAASSAGGGGKDIAVIGSSNMDLITYITRMPSEGETVEAPDFAMGFGGKGANQAVSASRLGSRVLMLTRVGNDLFAESTIENYRRNGIDTTHVLPTEAASGVAPIFVDEESCNSILIVKGANALLSPQDVRRAEDRIAACRLIVLQLEIPLETVYEAVALGKRHSIPVLLNPAPAQPDLELEKVRDCQYIVPNESELSLLTGMPVDSLDDVRNAAAVLLEVGIANVIVTLGSRGALWMTRTEDRLIPGVAVEARDTTGAGDAFIGCFSHFLVSTGDTATSLEMANRYSADSVTKRGTQSSYASKEEFEAILSD
- the fucP gene encoding L-fucose:H+ symporter permease; this translates as MSSTTTAPSGTARTTPPSWGLIKDPTNQLSDGYLDRTPMFQYVLLSICFPMWGAAASLNDILITQFKSVFTLSDFASAFVQSAFYGGYFLIAIPSSRIIRRTSYKTGLLIGLVVYIVGCTLFFPASHVATYSVFLAALFAIAVGLSFLETSANTYSSMIGPKRSSTLRLNISQTFTPLGFLAGAVLGKYLIFTGGESLHSRLASLTGLERQQVAEAALQRTLAPYRVIIVVLVILAVVVAITQFPHCKPLNHRHEEAKATIGETLSYLARNGRFRMGILTQFLYVGMQTAVWSFTIRLALNLDHTLNERTAANFVIAAFVAFFVGKFIANVLMTRFNEDLVLVAYSILGVATLLWVVLAPNMSSVYAAVLTSGLFGPCWATIYARTLDSIEDKRHTETGGAVIVMSIIGGAVVPAIQGLVSDTIGSLQVSFLVSLLCFAAVLVYFLSEYRASARREKAE